The Anabrus simplex isolate iqAnaSimp1 chromosome 1, ASM4041472v1, whole genome shotgun sequence genome window below encodes:
- the LOC136858099 gene encoding uncharacterized protein yields the protein MTAVKMKQHFLEELCRFVKRFSKYLAFFSMFVMQLDNEQKQGWALQTFLEGFSIFPNKATSGHSAKVEELKKRKSKKQALIQPLFNQQQHSDEFSSRVCRAFLSANIPLYKVEHAEIRALFKDFAGRELPHDSTLRKNDVSSEYEKILHATREDIGSHPIWLSTDETTDSCGRYMANVIIGKLSASKPGKGHLILCRELDVTNHGTIVRTVQAALRLLWPTFSDEEVNKVLALVTDAAPYMIKAGKSLKLLYPKMLNVTCLTHAMHRVAEELREKSSSVNSVILQ from the exons ATGACTGCTGTGAAGATGAAACAACACTTCTTAGAAGAACTGTGTAGGTTTGTCAAACGATTCTCAAAATACCTGGCATTTTTTAGCATGTTCGTAATGCAATTAGATAATGAGCAGAAGCAGGGGTGGGCACTGCAAACATTTCTAGAAG GGTTTTCAATTTTTCCCAACaaagccacaagtgggcactcagcaaaagtcgaagaattaaaaaaaaggaaatcgaagaaacaagcgctgatacaacctttgttcaatcagcaacagcattcggacgagttctcttccagagtttgtagggcgttcTTAAGCGCCAACATccccctctacaaggtcgaacatgctgagattagagctctcttcaaggactttgcaggaagagagttgcctcatgactcgaccctacgtaaaaatgacgtttcttcagagtatgaaaag ATTCTACACGCAACCAGGGAAgacatcgggagccacccaatttggttatctactgacgagaccacagacagttgtggaagatacatggccaacgttattATTGGAAAACTCAGTGCCAGCAAACCAGGGAAaggccacctaattctgtgcagggagctagatgtgacaaaccatggtaccattgtgcgaacagtgcaagcagctctgc gcttgctgtggccaaccttttcagatgaggaggtaaacaaagtactcgcattggtgactgatgctgctccctacatgattaaggctgggaagagcctcaagcttctctacccgaagatgttaAATGTTACTTGTCTCAcccatgcaatgcacagagttgctgaggagctgcgcgaAAAATCGTCCAGCGTCAACAGCGTCATTCTTCAGTGA